The following are encoded together in the Sphingomonas insulae genome:
- the gcvT gene encoding glycine cleavage system aminomethyltransferase GcvT, which produces MSDTLPDTLPDPLDDLNEGDEPAILQLPLDAWHRARGGRMVPFAGYEMPVQYDGIMAEHLWTRESAGLFDVSHMGQVGFTGDGIDAAGVAKALEAVLPGDIAGLAPTKIRYSLLLNDEGGILDDLMATRLPEEGAHPFGEASHYVVVNGATKYDDLSYLLDVLPDDITMNLMEDQALLAVQGPKAVAAVARLIPGVDALVFMTAGAFEWNGHPLWISRSGYTGEDGVEISIPAEAAADFADAICAEPEVKPIGLGARDSLRLEAGLPLYGHDLDPETTPVMADLGFALSKRRREAADFAGAQRILAEREDGPAVKRVGLSVAGRQPVREGASVVDADGAVIGRVTSGGFAPSVGAPIAMAYVPAALAAAGTPVRLVQRGKIHEAAVVPMPFVPHRYVRAGGK; this is translated from the coding sequence ATGAGCGACACGCTGCCAGACACCCTGCCCGACCCGCTCGACGACCTGAACGAGGGCGACGAGCCTGCGATCCTGCAATTGCCGCTCGACGCCTGGCATCGCGCCCGCGGCGGCCGCATGGTGCCGTTCGCCGGTTACGAGATGCCCGTTCAATATGACGGCATCATGGCCGAACATCTGTGGACGCGCGAATCGGCCGGGTTGTTCGACGTCAGCCACATGGGGCAGGTCGGCTTCACCGGCGACGGGATCGACGCGGCGGGTGTCGCAAAGGCACTCGAAGCGGTGTTGCCTGGCGATATCGCCGGACTCGCTCCGACCAAAATTCGCTATTCGCTGCTGCTCAACGACGAGGGCGGCATCCTCGACGACCTGATGGCGACCCGGCTGCCGGAAGAGGGCGCGCATCCGTTCGGCGAGGCGAGCCACTATGTCGTGGTCAACGGCGCGACCAAATACGACGATCTGTCCTACCTGCTCGACGTGTTGCCCGACGACATCACGATGAACCTGATGGAGGATCAGGCGCTGCTCGCGGTGCAGGGGCCAAAGGCGGTCGCCGCGGTCGCTCGCCTGATCCCCGGTGTCGACGCTCTGGTGTTCATGACCGCGGGGGCGTTCGAATGGAACGGCCATCCGCTGTGGATCAGCCGTTCGGGCTATACCGGTGAGGACGGCGTCGAGATTTCGATTCCCGCCGAAGCCGCCGCCGATTTCGCAGATGCGATCTGCGCCGAACCCGAGGTGAAGCCGATCGGCCTCGGCGCGCGCGATTCGCTGCGCCTGGAAGCGGGCCTGCCGCTGTATGGCCACGACCTCGATCCCGAAACGACGCCGGTGATGGCCGACCTCGGCTTCGCCCTGTCGAAGCGTCGCCGCGAGGCGGCCGATTTCGCCGGTGCGCAGCGCATTCTCGCCGAGCGCGAGGATGGCCCGGCGGTGAAGCGCGTCGGCCTGTCGGTCGCCGGACGCCAGCCGGTGCGCGAGGGCGCGAGCGTCGTCGATGCGGATGGCGCGGTGATCGGCCGCGTCACCAGCGGCGGTTTCGCGCCCAGCGTCGGCGCGCCGATCGCCATGGCCTATGTCCCGGCCGCGCTCGCCGCCGCCGGCACGCCCGTGCGGCTGGTCCAGCGCGGCAAGATCCACGAGGCGGCGGTCGTCCCGATGCCGTTCGTTCCCCACCGCTACGTCCGTGCAGGAGGCAAGTGA
- the gcvH gene encoding glycine cleavage system protein GcvH: MSRYFTEDHEWVDVDGDVGTVGISEYAQSQLGDIVFVDVPEDGKQLDKGDEAAVVESVKAASDVYSPVSGNVLEGNSALGDDPSLVNSDAEGEGWFFKITLSDASELETLMDETAYAAFVSKL; encoded by the coding sequence ATGAGCCGTTACTTTACCGAAGATCATGAATGGGTCGACGTCGATGGCGACGTCGGCACGGTTGGCATTTCCGAATATGCGCAGAGCCAGCTCGGCGACATCGTGTTCGTCGACGTGCCGGAAGACGGCAAGCAGCTGGACAAGGGCGACGAGGCCGCGGTGGTCGAATCGGTCAAGGCGGCATCGGATGTCTATTCGCCGGTGTCGGGCAACGTGCTGGAGGGCAATTCGGCGCTGGGCGACGATCCGAGCCTCGTGAATTCGGATGCCGAGGGCGAGGGCTGGTTCTTCAAGATCACGCTCAGCGACGCCAGCGAGCTCGAAACGCTGATGGACGAGACGGCTTACGCGGCGTTCGTCTCGAAGCTGTAA
- the gcvPA gene encoding aminomethyl-transferring glycine dehydrogenase subunit GcvPA yields the protein MRYLPLTQPDRDAMLDVIGAATIDDLFVDVPESARLDGPVRGLPDHASELAVERHMTALARKNVVAGEVPFFLGAGAYRHHVPASVDHLIQRGEFLTAYTPYQPEIAQGTLQMLFEFQTQVARLLGTDVANASMYDGSTACWEAIGMARRITRRGKAILSGGLHPHYVSVAKTMAKYTGDALETSIPTLGAQTDIDALIGRIDGDTSCVVVQYPDILGRIADLTPLADACHANKALLIAVVTEPVALGAIRSPGEMDADIVVGEGQSLGVGLQFGGPYVGLFGCKDKYVRQMPGRLCGETVDADGKRGFVLTLSTREQHIRREKATSNICTNSGLCALAFSVHMTLLGEKGLRQLAAINHAGAAAAAERLARVPGVELVTDTFFNEFTLRLPQEARPVVRTLADRGILAGVSLGRLYPDEAGLANGLVVAVTETTTAEDVETFAAALQEVLA from the coding sequence ATGCGCTACCTGCCGCTTACCCAGCCTGACCGCGACGCGATGCTCGACGTCATCGGTGCCGCGACGATCGACGACCTGTTCGTCGACGTGCCGGAATCCGCCCGCCTCGACGGCCCCGTCCGCGGGCTTCCGGATCACGCGTCCGAACTGGCGGTCGAGCGGCATATGACGGCGCTCGCTCGCAAGAACGTGGTCGCGGGCGAGGTGCCGTTCTTCCTGGGGGCGGGCGCGTACCGCCATCACGTGCCGGCCAGCGTCGATCACCTGATCCAGCGCGGCGAATTCCTGACCGCCTATACGCCGTACCAGCCGGAAATCGCGCAGGGTACGCTGCAGATGCTGTTCGAATTCCAGACGCAGGTCGCGCGGCTGCTCGGCACCGACGTGGCGAATGCATCGATGTACGACGGCTCCACCGCGTGCTGGGAGGCGATCGGCATGGCGCGGCGGATCACCCGGCGCGGCAAGGCGATCCTGTCGGGCGGGCTGCATCCGCATTACGTCAGCGTCGCGAAGACGATGGCGAAATACACCGGCGACGCGCTGGAAACGTCGATCCCGACGCTGGGCGCGCAGACCGATATCGATGCGCTGATCGGGAGAATCGACGGCGATACGTCGTGCGTCGTCGTGCAATATCCCGACATCCTCGGCCGGATCGCCGATCTGACGCCGCTCGCCGATGCGTGCCACGCAAACAAGGCGCTGCTGATCGCGGTCGTCACCGAACCGGTGGCGCTGGGTGCGATCCGGTCGCCGGGCGAGATGGATGCGGACATCGTCGTCGGCGAAGGCCAGTCGCTCGGCGTAGGCCTGCAGTTCGGCGGACCCTATGTCGGCCTGTTCGGCTGCAAGGACAAATATGTCCGCCAGATGCCGGGCCGGCTGTGCGGCGAGACGGTGGATGCCGATGGCAAGCGCGGCTTCGTCCTGACGCTGTCGACGCGCGAACAGCATATCCGCCGCGAGAAGGCGACGTCCAACATCTGCACCAATTCCGGCCTGTGCGCGCTGGCCTTCTCGGTCCACATGACGTTGCTGGGCGAGAAAGGGCTGCGGCAACTCGCCGCGATCAACCATGCCGGCGCGGCGGCGGCGGCGGAGCGGCTGGCGCGAGTGCCGGGCGTCGAACTGGTGACCGACACGTTCTTCAACGAATTCACGCTCCGGCTCCCGCAAGAGGCGCGCCCCGTCGTCCGTACGCTGGCGGATCGCGGCATCCTGGCGGGCGTGTCGCTCGGCCGGCTGTATCCGGACGAGGCGGGTCTGGCGAACGGACTGGTCGTCGCGGTCACCGAAACCACCACCGCGGAAGACGTCGAGACGTTTGCCGCCGCGCTTCAGGAGGTATTGGCATGA